One region of Actinomycetota bacterium genomic DNA includes:
- a CDS encoding AhpC/TSA family protein → MQLRDDRERFQRAGAGITLVGLGPHTRAALFCDERHVPFECLSDPTQEAYRAYGLERGGNLQLFGPQLILRYARALLTRDVEVAKASGDDYRQMPGTFVIDREGIVRFAHRNRDVADNPPNDAVLDALASLRTAT, encoded by the coding sequence GTGCAGTTGCGCGACGACCGTGAGCGGTTCCAGCGGGCCGGGGCGGGCATCACGCTCGTCGGGTTGGGCCCGCACACCCGCGCGGCCCTGTTCTGCGACGAGCGCCACGTCCCGTTCGAGTGCCTGTCGGATCCCACCCAGGAGGCCTACCGGGCCTACGGGCTCGAGCGCGGCGGCAACCTCCAGCTGTTCGGACCGCAGCTCATCCTCCGCTACGCGCGGGCCCTCCTGACGCGGGACGTGGAGGTGGCCAAGGCCAGCGGGGACGACTATCGCCAGATGCCGGGGACGTTCGTCATCGACCGGGAGGGGATCGTCCGCTTCGCGCACCGCAATCGGGATGTGGCGGATAATCCGCCGAACGACGCCGTTCTGGACGCGTTGGCGTCCCTGCGAACGGCGACCTGA
- a CDS encoding DUF488 domain-containing protein produces MAGVLAAVPPGDALILGPDPLTRGTVAIFTVGHGARAIESFVALLRSAGVRRVVDVRTAPGSRKHPQFGRDALAASLPAAGIEYVWRKELGGWRRPRPDSRHTGLTSPAFRGYADHMETAEFRETLSWLIETFRRTPTAIMCAESLWWRCHRRMLADALSASGCEVRHVMEGGRLEPHRPSPSLRVENGDLVYDVSEAEQQELL; encoded by the coding sequence GTGGCAGGGGTACTGGCAGCTGTACCTCCGGGCGACGCCCTGATCCTTGGCCCCGACCCGTTGACGCGCGGCACCGTGGCCATCTTCACCGTGGGCCACGGAGCTCGCGCCATCGAGTCGTTCGTGGCCCTGCTCCGGTCGGCCGGCGTCCGGCGGGTGGTGGACGTGCGGACGGCCCCGGGGTCCCGAAAGCATCCGCAGTTCGGACGGGACGCGCTGGCGGCGTCGCTTCCGGCGGCTGGCATCGAGTACGTCTGGCGGAAGGAGCTGGGGGGGTGGCGGCGCCCCCGTCCCGATTCCCGCCACACCGGGCTCACCTCCCCGGCGTTCCGGGGCTACGCGGACCACATGGAGACCGCCGAGTTCCGGGAGACCCTGTCCTGGCTGATCGAGACGTTCCGCCGGACCCCGACGGCGATCATGTGCGCGGAGTCGCTGTGGTGGCGCTGTCACCGGCGGATGCTCGCCGACGCACTGTCCGCCTCCGGGTGCGAGGTCCGCCACGTCATGGAGGGCGGCCGGTTGGAACCGCACCGGCCGTCGCCGTCACTTCGGGTCGAGAACGGGGACCTCGTGTACGACGTCTCGGAGGCGGAGCAGCAGGAACTGCTGTAG
- a CDS encoding ATP-binding protein: protein MHESVLVTIPAITSHVALLRAAGSALAARLDFPVDRITELQIAIDEVCGRLLAVSQSPTTIQMEFQAKEDAIAIRASADGPQRDDRELLSDWSRVILEAIATDVSPEGSDGRTTLSLQIARAAR from the coding sequence ATGCACGAATCCGTGCTGGTCACCATCCCCGCCATCACCAGCCACGTCGCCCTGCTGCGCGCGGCCGGCTCCGCATTGGCGGCACGGCTCGACTTCCCGGTCGACCGCATCACGGAGCTCCAGATCGCCATCGACGAGGTGTGCGGGCGGCTGCTCGCGGTGTCCCAGTCCCCCACCACCATCCAGATGGAGTTCCAGGCGAAGGAGGACGCCATCGCCATCCGGGCCTCCGCGGACGGCCCCCAGCGGGACGACCGCGAGCTCCTGTCGGACTGGTCCCGCGTCATCCTGGAGGCCATCGCCACCGACGTCTCGCCCGAGGGGTCGGATGGGCGAACCACCCTGTCGCTGCAGATCGCCAGGGCGGCTCGATGA
- a CDS encoding SpoIIE family protein phosphatase yields MAVRLRGANGPDEDQSFEEVGRLADLPARLRRYNGTLDALVIGSRLEDAIDMASRAHARDPDLSVVILLEAGHEEAIRPNGQRGPLPPSHVAFRTPSEDAELSEAVRSAVEATRDRRRRPPQPAEALAPRVRAEIELERTRLEALFHHAPMPAGWLWGPDHVVEYANPMALELFGGSHRQLLGTKPRDSVPEVSTQGYFELLDYVFESGDPFLGRELPVRLNRDGEGLYEGYYTFIFQATKDPVGKVNGILLLGVEVTEQAVARDRIKELGDAAASERDRLAQVLEAIPEGILLAEADWHVGMANRAAEEILGDVVEDLRDYDGYGLRRPDGSAYGPGELPLARAIRRGEVVRGEQLVIRNMRTGREVPTLVNSAPLRNKSGQITGGVAAFQDISRLKEIEERLRRAVEEKDESLVARDQALMEAEAARYRLQFLLEASTVMGASLEFPEALDRLARLATSSLADLCLIDIVEESGQVVRMATVHADPARQHLADQLKDRYAPDPAGPHPAVRVMETGEAMISPEMPEEFLRATTRDEDHFRLVTELGFQSYMCVPLRARGHTIGTITLVSTRADRRYGPSDLALARDLAWRAAMAVDNARLYSERSHVARTLQASLLPRDLPAIPGAEISARYHAAGEGNEVGGDFYDLYETDDGSWAIVIGDVCGKGAEAAAVTGQARYTLRAASMQQRRPSRILETLNEAMLAQRSDLRFCTVTFVRFRLTDYGARATVACGGHPAPLVLRVDGSIESVGKPGTLLGIFPDPDISDRATDLGPGDSLILYTDGVIGARAHGDIFTEERLGEVLAEAAGASAAEVAARIEQSVLEFQAGDLRDDVAILVVRLAG; encoded by the coding sequence GTGGCCGTTCGGCTGCGGGGAGCGAACGGGCCGGATGAGGACCAGTCGTTCGAGGAGGTCGGCCGGCTCGCCGATCTCCCCGCCCGCCTGCGCCGGTACAACGGGACCCTCGACGCGCTCGTCATCGGGTCGCGCCTGGAGGATGCCATCGACATGGCCAGCCGGGCCCACGCCCGGGACCCTGACCTCTCCGTCGTCATCCTGCTGGAGGCCGGCCACGAGGAAGCCATCCGGCCGAATGGCCAGCGGGGGCCGCTCCCTCCGTCGCACGTGGCCTTCCGGACGCCGTCAGAGGACGCCGAGCTGAGCGAGGCGGTCCGGTCGGCGGTGGAGGCGACCAGGGACCGGCGCCGGCGTCCGCCCCAGCCGGCCGAGGCGCTGGCCCCCCGGGTCCGCGCCGAGATCGAGCTGGAACGGACCCGCCTGGAAGCCCTGTTCCATCACGCCCCCATGCCGGCGGGCTGGCTGTGGGGGCCGGACCACGTCGTCGAGTACGCGAACCCCATGGCCCTGGAGCTGTTCGGGGGCTCGCATCGCCAGCTCCTGGGAACGAAGCCCCGCGACAGCGTGCCGGAGGTGTCGACCCAGGGCTACTTCGAGCTCCTCGACTACGTCTTCGAGTCCGGTGACCCCTTCCTCGGGAGGGAGCTGCCGGTCCGGCTGAACCGCGACGGCGAGGGCCTGTACGAGGGCTACTACACGTTCATCTTCCAGGCCACCAAGGACCCGGTCGGGAAGGTCAACGGGATCCTGCTGCTGGGCGTGGAGGTCACCGAGCAGGCCGTGGCCAGGGACCGGATCAAGGAGCTGGGCGATGCCGCGGCTTCCGAGCGGGACCGGCTGGCGCAGGTGCTCGAGGCCATCCCGGAGGGAATCCTGCTGGCCGAGGCGGACTGGCACGTGGGTATGGCCAACCGGGCCGCCGAGGAGATCCTGGGGGACGTGGTCGAGGATCTCCGCGACTACGACGGCTACGGGCTGCGCCGGCCGGACGGCTCGGCCTACGGTCCCGGAGAGCTGCCGCTGGCCCGGGCCATCCGCCGTGGAGAGGTCGTTCGGGGCGAGCAGCTGGTGATCCGCAACATGCGTACGGGCCGGGAGGTCCCGACCCTGGTGAACTCGGCGCCCCTGCGCAACAAGTCGGGCCAGATCACCGGCGGGGTGGCCGCCTTCCAGGACATCTCCCGGCTCAAGGAGATCGAGGAGCGGCTGCGGCGAGCCGTCGAGGAGAAGGACGAGTCCCTGGTGGCCCGGGACCAGGCCCTCATGGAGGCGGAGGCCGCCCGGTACAGGCTCCAGTTCCTGCTCGAAGCCAGCACGGTGATGGGGGCGTCGCTCGAGTTCCCGGAGGCGCTGGACCGCCTGGCCCGCCTGGCCACCTCGTCCCTGGCCGACCTGTGCCTGATCGACATCGTGGAGGAGAGCGGGCAGGTCGTCCGGATGGCGACGGTGCACGCCGATCCCGCCAGGCAGCACCTGGCCGATCAGCTCAAGGACCGGTACGCGCCGGACCCGGCCGGCCCGCATCCGGCGGTCCGGGTCATGGAGACGGGCGAGGCCATGATCTCCCCGGAGATGCCCGAGGAGTTCCTGCGGGCCACCACCAGGGACGAGGATCATTTCCGGCTGGTCACCGAGCTCGGGTTCCAGTCCTACATGTGCGTGCCGTTGCGGGCCCGGGGGCACACCATCGGGACGATCACGCTGGTGTCCACGCGAGCGGACCGGCGGTACGGCCCCTCGGACCTGGCGCTGGCCCGGGACCTGGCGTGGCGGGCCGCGATGGCCGTGGACAACGCCCGCCTGTACAGCGAGCGGTCCCACGTGGCCCGGACCCTCCAGGCCAGCCTGCTGCCCCGCGATCTTCCGGCCATACCCGGCGCGGAGATCTCCGCGCGCTACCACGCGGCCGGCGAGGGGAACGAGGTGGGCGGCGACTTCTACGACCTGTACGAGACGGACGACGGCTCGTGGGCCATCGTCATCGGGGACGTGTGTGGCAAAGGGGCCGAGGCCGCGGCGGTGACGGGGCAGGCCCGGTACACGCTGCGGGCAGCGTCCATGCAGCAGCGGCGCCCCAGCCGCATCCTCGAGACCCTGAACGAGGCCATGCTGGCCCAGCGCTCCGACCTGCGGTTCTGCACGGTGACGTTCGTCCGGTTCCGGCTGACCGACTACGGGGCCCGGGCCACCGTGGCCTGCGGGGGGCATCCGGCGCCGCTGGTGCTCCGGGTGGACGGCTCGATCGAATCGGTGGGGAAGCCGGGGACGCTGCTCGGGATCTTCCCGGACCCGGACATCAGCGACCGGGCCACGGACCTCGGGCCCGGAGACAGCCTGATCCTGTACACGGACGGCGTGATCGGGGCCAGGGCCCACGGCGACATCTTCACCGAGGAGCGGCTCGGCGAGGTCCTGGCGGAAGCGGCCGGGGCGAGCGCCGCCGAGGTGGCGGCCCGCATCGAGCAGTCGGTCCTGGAGTTCCAGGCTGGAGACCTGCGCGACGACGTCGCCATCCTGGTGGTCCGCCTCGCCGGCTGA
- a CDS encoding DNA-3-methyladenine glycosylase 2 family protein, giving the protein MKESTRASLRLRATPPFDFSRSLRFLETFPPAAGEQTTAGGVLTRALRTGGRTVVFRVRSTGTVEAPRLAATLHTEGSIDRRTRAAVRARIVEHLGLEDDLRPFYHLAHADPPLADRVEELYGLHQVRFLTPFESACWSVLAQRVPLEGARKMKRALIERYGEVAELEGERYPAFPDPEDMAGATEDKLASVLGNARKARSIAAVASAFGDVEEKFLRKGDHDEVESWLRSIHGVGAWSAAFVLFRGLGRLEPMPLTEPMVRAARGAYGPKTSDARIRKIADAYGPWQGYWQLYLRATP; this is encoded by the coding sequence ATGAAGGAGTCGACCCGGGCCTCACTCCGCCTGCGGGCCACGCCGCCGTTCGACTTCTCACGCTCCCTGCGCTTCCTGGAGACGTTCCCGCCCGCGGCGGGCGAGCAGACCACGGCCGGGGGCGTCCTGACGCGAGCGCTCCGGACCGGAGGACGCACCGTGGTGTTCCGGGTGCGTTCGACCGGCACGGTGGAGGCGCCCCGGTTGGCGGCCACCCTGCACACGGAGGGGTCGATCGACCGGCGGACCAGGGCCGCCGTGCGCGCCCGGATCGTCGAGCACCTCGGCCTGGAGGACGACCTCCGGCCCTTCTACCACCTGGCGCACGCCGACCCGCCCCTGGCCGACCGGGTCGAGGAGCTGTACGGGCTGCACCAGGTGCGGTTCCTCACGCCGTTCGAGAGCGCCTGCTGGTCCGTGCTGGCCCAGCGCGTCCCGCTGGAGGGCGCCCGGAAGATGAAGCGCGCGCTGATCGAGCGGTACGGCGAGGTGGCCGAGCTGGAGGGCGAGCGCTACCCGGCCTTCCCGGACCCCGAGGACATGGCCGGGGCGACGGAGGACAAGCTGGCCTCGGTCCTCGGGAACGCCCGCAAGGCCAGGTCGATTGCCGCCGTGGCGTCGGCGTTCGGGGACGTGGAGGAGAAGTTCCTGCGCAAGGGCGACCACGACGAGGTGGAGTCGTGGCTTCGGTCCATCCACGGCGTCGGGGCGTGGTCGGCGGCGTTCGTGCTGTTCCGGGGCCTGGGGCGGCTCGAGCCGATGCCCCTCACGGAGCCGATGGTCCGGGCGGCCAGGGGCGCGTACGGGCCGAAGACGTCCGACGCCAGGATCCGGAAGATCGCGGATGCGTACGGGCCGTGGCAGGGGTACTGGCAGCTGTACCTCCGGGCGACGCCCTGA
- a CDS encoding glycerophosphodiester phosphodiesterase, with protein sequence MVQSDYPSGPFSLVVAHRGASADQPENTLPSFEAAISAGADVVELDVRLSADGVAVVMHDPEVSRATDGHGFVHEMTLEELKGLDASRGRGPRAEVATLREVLEAVSGRAGVDLEIKNIPGEPAFDSPTESVLQAALGELDAASFVGEVLISSFNMITIERSLALAPDIPTGFLTIGAIEPSAALVYARGSGHAWVLPNVEALLRAGEAFVREAHESGVRVGTWTVDEPSTMATLFGWGVDAVASNDPRLAVSVRDGAAGSRS encoded by the coding sequence ATGGTCCAATCTGACTATCCCTCCGGTCCTTTTTCGCTGGTCGTCGCGCATCGCGGAGCCTCCGCCGACCAGCCCGAGAACACCCTGCCGTCCTTCGAGGCGGCCATCTCGGCGGGTGCCGACGTGGTCGAGCTGGACGTCCGCCTCTCGGCCGACGGCGTGGCCGTGGTGATGCACGACCCGGAGGTGTCCCGAGCCACCGACGGCCACGGGTTCGTCCACGAGATGACCCTGGAGGAGCTCAAGGGGCTGGACGCATCGCGGGGCCGGGGTCCGCGGGCGGAGGTGGCCACGCTGCGGGAGGTCCTGGAGGCGGTGTCGGGACGGGCCGGGGTGGACCTCGAGATCAAGAACATCCCCGGGGAACCGGCCTTCGACTCACCGACGGAGTCTGTCCTCCAGGCGGCCCTGGGGGAGCTCGACGCCGCTTCCTTCGTCGGGGAGGTCCTGATCTCCTCGTTCAACATGATCACCATCGAACGGAGCCTGGCCCTGGCTCCGGACATCCCCACCGGGTTCCTCACGATCGGTGCGATCGAGCCGTCCGCGGCCCTGGTGTACGCGCGGGGGTCCGGCCATGCCTGGGTCCTGCCGAACGTCGAGGCGCTCCTCCGGGCGGGGGAGGCCTTCGTGCGGGAGGCCCACGAGTCCGGGGTCCGGGTGGGCACCTGGACCGTGGACGAACCGAGCACCATGGCGACGCTGTTCGGCTGGGGAGTCGACGCCGTGGCCAGCAACGATCCGCGGCTCGCCGTCAGTGTGCGCGACGGCGCCGCCGGGAGCCGCAGCTAG
- a CDS encoding biotin/lipoyl-binding carrier protein, whose product MADVLAEMVANVWKVVVAPGDAVQEGDPLVILESMKMEIPVESPVSGTVAEVRVAEGSVVQEGDVIAVVD is encoded by the coding sequence ATGGCCGACGTGCTGGCCGAGATGGTGGCGAACGTGTGGAAGGTCGTGGTGGCGCCCGGCGACGCGGTGCAGGAGGGCGACCCGCTGGTCATCCTGGAGTCGATGAAGATGGAGATCCCCGTGGAGTCGCCGGTGTCCGGGACCGTGGCGGAGGTCCGGGTGGCGGAGGGCTCCGTGGTCCAGGAGGGCGACGTCATCGCCGTCGTCGACTAG
- a CDS encoding 3-keto-5-aminohexanoate cleavage protein codes for MATDSCIITCAVSGAVANKQQCAGIPYTPEEYAKEVRRARDAGASMVHIHAREPNGTPTVAVEHYRAITQAILADTPDIVVNFSTGWVGLPMAERVGHIVQLKPEIGALNMGSMNYARYSRKRKAFVFNFVFENNFEDIVFLLERMNEAGVKPECECFDVGHVESVEPLIDLGVITPPIQFSLIHGVLGGIQANARNLAHMASAVPPASTWGVIAVSREQWMMVSAAAALGGNVRVGFEDNFYLPSGEMASSNGELVEAAAQIVRLQGREVAEPARARVLLSLPAEPDRSAVVA; via the coding sequence ATGGCGACAGACAGCTGCATCATCACCTGCGCGGTCTCGGGGGCCGTGGCCAACAAGCAGCAGTGCGCCGGCATCCCGTACACGCCCGAGGAGTACGCGAAGGAGGTCCGCCGGGCCCGCGACGCCGGAGCCTCCATGGTCCACATCCACGCCCGGGAGCCGAACGGGACCCCCACCGTGGCCGTCGAGCACTACCGGGCCATCACCCAGGCCATCCTGGCCGACACCCCCGACATCGTCGTGAACTTCTCGACCGGGTGGGTCGGCCTGCCCATGGCGGAGCGGGTCGGCCACATCGTGCAGCTCAAGCCGGAGATCGGCGCCCTGAACATGGGCTCCATGAACTACGCGCGGTACTCGCGGAAGCGCAAGGCGTTCGTGTTCAACTTCGTGTTCGAGAACAACTTCGAGGACATCGTCTTCCTGCTGGAGCGGATGAACGAGGCCGGCGTCAAGCCGGAGTGCGAGTGCTTCGACGTCGGGCATGTGGAGTCCGTGGAGCCCCTGATCGACCTCGGCGTGATCACCCCGCCCATCCAGTTCTCGCTCATCCACGGCGTGCTGGGCGGGATCCAGGCCAACGCCCGGAACCTGGCCCACATGGCCTCCGCGGTGCCGCCCGCATCGACGTGGGGGGTCATCGCCGTGTCCCGCGAGCAGTGGATGATGGTCTCCGCGGCGGCCGCGCTGGGCGGGAACGTGCGGGTGGGGTTCGAGGACAACTTCTACCTCCCGTCCGGCGAGATGGCGTCCTCCAACGGAGAGCTGGTGGAGGCCGCCGCGCAGATCGTCCGGCTCCAGGGCCGCGAGGTCGCCGAGCCCGCCCGGGCCCGGGTCCTGCTGTCGCTTCCCGCGGAGCCCGACCGCTCCGCCGTGGTGGCCTGA
- a CDS encoding WhiB family transcriptional regulator, translating to MEWVHRARCKDEDPELFFPIGNTGPAAQQIDVAKGICVTCEVRPECLDWAIATGQDAGVWGGLSEEERRAVRRARKRQATGRVAVAG from the coding sequence ATGGAGTGGGTTCACCGAGCACGCTGCAAGGACGAGGATCCGGAGCTCTTCTTTCCCATCGGGAACACCGGACCCGCCGCCCAGCAGATCGACGTGGCCAAAGGCATTTGCGTGACCTGCGAGGTTCGCCCCGAATGTCTGGATTGGGCCATTGCGACCGGCCAGGATGCCGGGGTGTGGGGCGGGCTTTCGGAAGAGGAACGGCGGGCCGTGCGGCGGGCCCGGAAGCGCCAGGCCACGGGCCGGGTGGCGGTGGCCGGGTAG
- the nth gene encoding endonuclease III, translating into MPSGERNAPSKPARPKGKAGLTRESPVEERAPEIIRRLTRAYPEAKVALEFSTPLEMLVATILSAQTTDEGVNKVTKTLFKKYRKAEDYLAVPEAELAAELRPTGFFNQKTKSVRGAARRIVEAYDGRVPDTMEDLLTLPGVARKTANIVLGNAYGKVEGIAVDTHVRRVSQRLGFTEHTDPDKIEQDLMRIIPRRRWFDFTYVLIEHGRKVCKAPTPRCEECPVNDLCPSSRV; encoded by the coding sequence ATGCCGTCCGGAGAACGAAACGCACCCTCCAAGCCGGCCAGGCCGAAGGGGAAGGCCGGACTGACACGGGAGAGCCCGGTCGAGGAGCGGGCCCCGGAGATCATCCGGCGTCTCACCCGGGCCTATCCGGAGGCCAAGGTGGCCCTGGAGTTCTCCACCCCCCTCGAGATGCTCGTGGCCACGATCCTGTCCGCCCAGACCACCGACGAGGGGGTCAACAAGGTCACCAAGACCCTGTTCAAGAAGTACCGGAAGGCGGAGGACTACCTGGCGGTGCCCGAGGCCGAGCTGGCCGCGGAGCTCCGCCCCACCGGGTTCTTCAACCAGAAGACGAAGTCTGTCCGCGGCGCTGCCCGGCGCATCGTGGAGGCGTACGACGGGCGCGTTCCCGACACCATGGAGGACCTCCTGACGCTTCCGGGCGTGGCCCGCAAGACGGCCAACATCGTGCTCGGCAACGCCTACGGCAAGGTCGAGGGGATCGCCGTGGACACGCACGTGCGACGGGTGTCCCAGCGGCTGGGGTTCACCGAGCACACGGACCCGGACAAGATCGAACAGGACCTCATGCGGATCATCCCCCGGCGGAGATGGTTCGACTTCACGTACGTCCTGATCGAGCACGGCCGGAAGGTGTGCAAGGCCCCCACGCCACGCTGCGAGGAATGTCCGGTGAACGACCTCTGCCCGTCCAGCCGGGTCTGA
- a CDS encoding ATP-binding protein, producing the protein MDLELPGGPLAPKMARAAVAELEEELPPEVLDDVRLVVSELVTNSVRHGGAGPAERVQLRITLEESIVRLEVSDPGPGPPTGRPEPRSDQTGGWGLLVVDRVADRWGVRPGRPGRPPAVWAELSAA; encoded by the coding sequence ATGGATCTCGAACTTCCCGGGGGGCCCCTGGCTCCCAAGATGGCCAGAGCGGCCGTCGCCGAGCTCGAGGAGGAACTCCCGCCGGAGGTGCTCGACGACGTGCGCCTCGTGGTGAGCGAGCTGGTGACGAACAGCGTCCGGCACGGGGGGGCCGGCCCCGCCGAGCGCGTCCAGCTCCGGATCACGCTGGAGGAATCGATCGTCCGGCTGGAGGTGTCGGATCCCGGTCCCGGGCCGCCCACGGGCAGGCCCGAACCGCGGAGCGACCAGACCGGCGGTTGGGGGCTGCTGGTGGTGGACCGTGTGGCCGATCGATGGGGCGTGCGTCCCGGGCGACCCGGCCGCCCGCCGGCCGTATGGGCGGAACTGTCGGCCGCCTGA
- a CDS encoding enoyl-CoA hydratase/isomerase family protein produces the protein MDVEVEAGGHVARVGLNRPEQRNAVSRAMLAELVSALGDLAAAPDVRVIVLHGEGADFCAGADVVELEAARTGPEAIDYGGSFEEALRAIATHPMPVLARVQGAALGAGCQLVAACDLAVAADDARLGIPSARLGVLVPFEIVQRLVVAVGPKRAGEILLTGRSVSGVEAAAWGLVNEAVPAGELDRRTDGVARTIADGAPISVRGSKRGIAIALEHLSLDRVSEGHRAADFDMMAAQALASEDLAEGLRAFRERRSPEFRGR, from the coding sequence GTGGACGTCGAGGTCGAGGCGGGCGGGCACGTCGCCCGCGTGGGGCTGAACCGGCCGGAGCAGCGCAACGCCGTCTCCCGGGCCATGCTGGCCGAGCTGGTGTCCGCATTGGGGGACCTGGCCGCGGCACCGGACGTCCGGGTGATCGTGCTGCACGGTGAGGGAGCCGACTTCTGCGCGGGCGCCGACGTGGTGGAGCTGGAGGCGGCTCGCACCGGGCCGGAGGCGATCGACTACGGCGGATCGTTCGAGGAGGCCCTGCGCGCCATCGCCACCCATCCCATGCCGGTGCTGGCGCGGGTCCAGGGGGCCGCGCTCGGTGCCGGGTGCCAGCTGGTGGCGGCCTGCGACCTGGCCGTCGCGGCCGACGACGCCAGGCTCGGGATCCCGTCGGCACGCCTCGGCGTGCTGGTCCCGTTCGAGATCGTGCAGCGCCTGGTGGTCGCGGTGGGGCCGAAGCGGGCCGGCGAGATCCTGCTGACCGGGCGGTCGGTGTCGGGGGTGGAGGCCGCCGCCTGGGGCCTGGTCAACGAGGCGGTGCCGGCCGGCGAGCTCGACCGCCGGACGGACGGGGTCGCGCGAACCATCGCGGACGGGGCCCCGATCTCGGTCCGCGGCTCCAAGCGGGGCATCGCCATCGCCCTCGAGCACCTGTCGCTGGACCGGGTGTCCGAAGGCCACCGGGCCGCAGACTTCGACATGATGGCGGCGCAGGCCCTGGCCAGCGAGGACCTGGCCGAGGGGCTGCGGGCGTTCCGGGAACGCCGATCGCCAGAGTTCAGGGGGCGCTGA
- a CDS encoding MarR family winged helix-turn-helix transcriptional regulator, which yields MWESSGMQALGRATGSPAEARPAPADGADQLAAHWEELSRFVLDRKMRSSLYRGPAGDLSHIQLAALTVLAQGDVRMGDLAARLGLAESSLTRLVDRLQTVGLADRHPAAGDRRCVEAGLTAEGRRVMRRVRAERREFLREILETLEPAERGELVRLFGVVAEALRARRTAPSGRSPGPTGRREVRP from the coding sequence ATGTGGGAAAGTTCCGGTATGCAAGCATTGGGACGTGCCACCGGCTCGCCCGCGGAGGCACGGCCGGCGCCCGCCGATGGGGCCGACCAGCTGGCCGCCCACTGGGAGGAGCTCAGTCGCTTCGTCCTCGACCGGAAGATGCGCTCGTCGCTGTACCGGGGTCCGGCCGGCGACCTGTCGCACATCCAGTTGGCCGCCCTCACCGTGCTTGCCCAAGGGGACGTGCGGATGGGCGACCTGGCGGCCCGGCTGGGGCTGGCGGAGAGTTCCTTGACCAGGCTGGTGGACCGCCTCCAGACCGTCGGTTTGGCGGACCGCCATCCGGCCGCGGGGGACCGCCGGTGCGTCGAGGCCGGCCTGACCGCGGAGGGCCGCAGGGTCATGCGGAGGGTCCGGGCCGAACGGCGCGAGTTCCTCCGGGAGATCCTGGAGACCCTCGAGCCCGCGGAGCGCGGTGAGCTGGTCCGGCTGTTCGGCGTGGTGGCCGAAGCACTCCGCGCCCGCCGCACCGCGCCCTCCGGCCGCTCGCCCGGTCCCACCGGCCGGCGGGAGGTTCGTCCGTGA